The Patagioenas fasciata isolate bPatFas1 chromosome 21, bPatFas1.hap1, whole genome shotgun sequence genomic sequence AGGTACCACGATCTTTACAAGAACAACCCACTATTACATATTCCAGTAAGCAGAGACGGCGCGTTATTTGTGTTAACCGAGGGCGAGCCCAAATCACACCTGAGCTGTAAACGCTGCGCAGGAGAGAAAGCCAcaaacaagccacagcaagaagaGGCAGCAGAATTTCAAAAGCCTCTGTGGACGCCTCAGCGAAGGGGCCAATCTCACCTAGTTCTTCCTCAGTCGTGTCAGGTCCAGGAGGAGAAAAACTAGGGTGTGCCAAATTAGAGGCTTTTGCCCTAGTTGAGGTAAAGGTGGAAGCATCAGGCTGAAGTGGCGGGGAACGTTTTACTAGAGACAGACGTTCCTCGTGTAAGTAATTTCATGACTTTTTCCTGGATGTGTATAATCATTCGCAAACATCACTGACCTGTAATAACCAGGATGTTTATCCAGAAGGACATGAACTGCAAGTCTGCCTGCACTCGTGCTAAAAATCAAGTGATGTTGACTTAACGTTTAGGGTTTTCTTGAAAAACAATGCTGTAGTTAAGTGATCAAAGCTGGGTTTGGTTAAGTGGCCCTGTGTTGCTACTACATTCCCAGCCAACCAACAGTATTTTTCTTGTGCAGAAGTCAAACGAACAGAATTAGTGACTGTCCCTCTGCAAGAAGAGGCAACATTTGGCATCTTTAGATTTTGGGAGGGGACTTTTAAACTAGATGTGTGCTTAGAAGGTGTATTTCCCATATTAATTTGTAAATCTTGAAACAGATGTGGGAAACTACAAATAATCCCATGAATAAAGCAGTTACAGGATAAGTAAAACCTTTGCCATAAGCCCTAAATCCTGCTGCAGGAATTACAAAATGTGTCTAGTAGCAGAGATGGAGAAGATTATAAAATCCTATCCAAGAACCAGTCTAGGAACAGGTTTTATTTGTTCAAATACCCCTTCAGATGCAAGTGTTCACACAAAATTAATCTGAGCACAACTTTATCTGTTAAGCAAAGAAAATGTTCAGATTCAATTGCAAATCATCTTTACACGATAGTTTGAAAATGCGCTTCGTCAAGGACGTGGGTGCATCAGCAGACTGCTTCCCAGGAGCTGCGCAGGATCAGACAGCAATCATCAaagtcatttctgtgcttctgaaaCTCTGCTGTATTAGTTATCCATGACAAAAATGCTATCAGAATTAAACCTCCAGTAGTGTGTTTGCAAAGACACAAAGTCCAGGTTAATCCTGAACTTAGAAATGAGGCCAAAAGCTGGTATTGATTTcccttgcaaagaaaaaaagagttactTATCATTCTAACAAAAACCAATCCTAACTAAAGCTTGTCTCTACAACCTCTTTAATACTTTACAAGCAGCCTCCTCTGCTGCTAATAACATatgctgtgcacacacacattcgCAAGACCAGGAATCAATTCAAAGCAGGGAGAAAAATTCTGCCTCTCCCAACTCAAATCTATTTGGTCACACGGAGGCTGAGCTGGCACCGCTGTACGAGCTTTGAATAGTCCCTCGGATCCCAGACAGCGTCTGTCAATACGCAACATTACAATGCTTTATGACCTTTTATCGCCAATGACTTGTTGACACAATAACCAAGAGCAAATCAACTTGAATCCCGTTGTTGGGCTCAGACGGTGCGTCAGCCTCTTGCAGCCTTAAGTGGGGTCCAGTAACGCCGCTCCAAGAGCTGCCGGGTGAGCTTGGGGAACGTCTTCACGCTATTAATTGTATTTCCAAGGCTCGGCCCTCACTCAAGACTCCTTGGTACTTGGGAATCCTCCAGTTTGCTTTATTCCACTCATACTGGCTGGCGCAGAGGGGTAATTAGCACATCCCTGTGCTGCCAATGCATCTCAGGTCAGCGATATAATTATTCCCTGTACTATCATTATGTCGCACACTTTTCCTTGGAGGGAAGACATTCACCCCAACAACTCAAGCAAATTCAGGAACGAGCAGGCACCCTGCAGTGACTTCTCCCGCAGCCACAGTTGAGTGACCAAGGTCAGGGACAGCCCCGCTTCACCGCGGTGACTCTCGGGGCTCCGGCACGGTGCCAGCCAGCATGACAACACACAGCACACCAGGAAACCGCCACCTGAAGCCCGTCCCGGCCTCGCTGTACAGATGCTTTCCCCTCTCCGCCTGCACACCCAAGTGTATTTATTCCGTGCTCCCGCTCCACCCCGCCTACAAAGCCTATAAAGAAAGAAGGGATCTCTTCCAGGTTCATTGCTGCCATACTACGGACCTCATTCCTTGCTCATTACCTTTCTTTGATTACATTATCCTGTATTTCATGGATTTATACTCATTTTTTTCAAAGATGAGCTGCTCAGATCTTAACATTAGCATTCTTGCAAAGGCTGAACTTCCATCTGAGTGTCCAATGCTTTACCACCTCCCTACGCTAGGAACCTATAGCTCTCGTGTTTCAGAGACCTGTACGTCACTTTTCTCTCCACACATCACTTTCCTCGCAGCCACCCGCAGGGCAAGCAACGCACCTTGAGCACAATTAACTCTTACAATTCACACTCCTTGCGCCCCAATCTGGTAACcccatccgtgcctggacagccCATTATCTGGGTTGTTACAGATAATTTGGGTTCTCAGCGTGGTAACAACTGTGGTCCGAAAACAGCTATTGGTGACCAGAGCGGCGGGGCAAATATTACCCTTGCCCTAACTCTAGGCCTCGCTTTACGCCAACTTGAAAGACATAGCCTAGGGCTAACGCAGCACAAGCAACgggagcaggaggggaagggagcaataAATAGACATTTTCAGCGGGATTTACCCTCCCGCCTGCCTTCGGAGCCGGgcgacccccccgccccaccgcCTCCCTTCCAACCCGGGTCGAGCCGCTCCTGCCGGTCCCACGGCCCCGCCGTGTTCTCCCGTTCCAACCGACCCCCCAGTCACGCCACGGGAGCCCCACACGGAACGAGGCTCCACGCAGGGCGCGGTCCGCATcgtaacccccccccccccctcgccTCGCTCCGCGCATCAACTCACCCCGTTCCGGCGAGCGGGGAAGCGGCTCCGCGCCCGCGGGGGGCTCTgggccgccccgcggggccccCCACGCGTGGGCgcagcggcggggcgggccgggaaCGGGCGAGGGGAGCGCGGCCGCGCCGGGGATTCGGCGGCCGCTCCGCCCTCACCTGCCCAGGTGCGCCGGGCGCAGCCGCGCCACCCGCTCCGCCCCCGGCCGCGGGGGTGggcgccgctccgcgcccgcggGAGCTCCGCGGGTCCGGCCCCCGCCTCCCGCTCCGGGCTCAGGGGCGAGCGGACCATCCGCGGCCCCGGCGTTTCACCgcatttcttgttttggttttttccgtggaatatttaggaaagaaaacaaaatcgaaagttctgggggtgtttgtttgttttcgctGTTCAAAGCATATTTAGCCCAGGCGATCCTCAGCGCGGAATAAAGACCCAACTTAAAGTCATCTATGATGAATGAAAAGCCACGGGCAGgcagttttgctgtgtttttttgttttgttttttcctgaaaagcttaAAAATGATCCttttccccagctccatccccactGGCACACCTACCTCTGGCTCTGGCGCATCCCCCTCCGGCCCGGCCGCAGTTTTCCACCCCGATCTCCGCCAGCCTCGCGTTTCGTTGCTTTTCCTCGTAGGTGGAGAATCGTGACTCAGTGGTGAATCTTGGTTTCAAGAGATCACACAATACTTTACTATTCAGTTTCAGtgaaccacagaaagaaaatagtgggaatttcccttctccttcccatcATGAACGCTTTGGATAGCGCTGAACCCTGATTTTGGAAAGGCTCGCTCACATCCAAAGCACAGTCCTATGCCAAAACTTTAGAACCATGCAAAATTTTAAGATCTTTACACACAGAGTAAAGTTAATTTACACACAGAGAGgttaattctgcatttttttcttggaaatttTGCCTTGTATGATAAATAATTTAATCTTCATTCATCACACAGATGTAGCCACTGAGAGGTAACATTTAGTAGGAGTTTGTCAGCACATAGAAAGAACTTTCCGGCAATAAAAAGACAATAAATGACGCTCAAAGAttagtgggcttttttttttgtggaatagGACTGCAGTGGTAGATTTTACATGTGATTGGATTGTTGTACCTGACCATTTTAGACATGCAAATCAAGGGACAGTTGCTCCTCTAATAACACCATCAACCATGTTGTCAATCCTGCCCTATAAAACGGTCTGGCTAATTTGGTGAGCAACTGGGAAGGGATGCACAGAGACATTGGGCTGAACTCCCAGCCCAAGCATGAGGGATCTTTGATCTCTTCTCAAACAAGCCAGCGCAAAAGCTGCCGTTCACCCTCCCCGCATTCCTCCCGTCCGCGTGTCCGTCCTGCCTGGCAATTTAAGGATTCTTCGGGTTTgctttccttcctcgccctgggagcagccctgggctgagcTTTGCTCTTTCTAGGCCCCACTGCGAGGACACTTGAGCTCGCCCAACCCACGAGAGGGGTCTGAGCTGGTTAAAATAATGGAGCGACGCAGCAAAACGGCCAGGCAAGGGCTGCTCCAGCGTGGGCGAGGATTTAGCTTTGCCTCCAGTTTCATTGAAGCTGGTCCTCTCCCGCACCCTGTGCCTTTGTTACAGCCTCTGCTGCCTTCGCCGAGCGGTAACTCAGATGCCAAACACATGAGTCTTCCCAGCCCTCTGcaggattattatttttaaccCCCCTTGAGTTTCTACCAGCCTCTGCTGAAGCGTGTGGCAACATGTTGTGGTAGTGAAGGGATGGGAAATAACCCATCTTTTTCCATGCTCTTGGCTGGGAAACTGCAGCTTTTGGGCCGTATAGGTGATAATCTAGGGATAGCTCTTCAGGCAAGACACGTAATCAGGTGGGGTTTTTGGCAACTAATCATCCAAAGTGTTCACTCTGACATGAAATATAAAGCATTGATCCTAACCCTCCAGGGTGCCAAGTAGCACCAAGCTCTTGATGACAGTATTTTGTAGAAATCATTCTTTTTGGTTTTCGCTGCTTGTATTTACCTCTACCTCCATCTTTTTTCTCAAACCAAATGAAGAAACCCTTTGGCTAATAAACTGTACTTCATTAAGCGACATTCTGCTGGCCGAGAGACGGCAGCTCGTTCGGTGCAGTCTGCAGAGAAGACACTTTGGACAATGAGAGCATGAGCAGAGGAATTTCCATACCAGGAGCTATAGGGTTTAATTTATTTCAGTGCCAAATTAACATCAGTACTTTTATCACCATGATTGCACATCATGATACCTGTAATAGCACCAGCTCGGCTTTGGAACACAGGTCTCTCGCAGTCCTTTGTTCCCTGCTGGAAAAGATCGGAGTCATCAAAACAAAGGGGAACCATTTTCTCTCCTGGGAACGGATCACCAAGTTCCCATAAGGCAAAACAAAATTATGCAATGAGGCAAGACAATGTCCCAGGCATGTGGAGTCTTGTTGTGTGCTCTCAGCGTTCACATTCCAGCACAGAGCTTCGGTGCAGGAGAGCAGCACAAAATGGTGAAAGGCTTTGCACCAGCGCAATGCAAAACTCCCCAGTTACAGTGCCCAAGAAGCTGCAATGAGCcctccccaccctgtccctgcaTCAGCACCCCAACTTCTTAAAAGTGGTTTGTGACCCAGAGGAAACCCCTGCCCTCAACAGGTATCAGCCAAAATGATTCAAGAGCTATCATTAAGGGGAAAAAGCTATTTCTTCACATGGTTTTTGTAACAGGGCACAGGGAAATGGAAAATGCAACACAGCTATTTTATAAATACCATAATGACCACAGCTGCCAGAGGCTTCTGTCTAGCAGGTCTAGATAAGAGGCAAATGTTGGGGGATAGATCCAGTACAATGTCTTTTGATGAGCCAGAGTCAAGGACTAAAGTTTGGCCTAAGATTATCTGAAGCATCTATAAACAGAAAGACTGAATTTATAAATCCCACTATATTTTCTAGGCACAGAGATAGACAAACAGCATCCCTTTACATTATTAGACAAAAATACACCTTTTTGTTGAAAGAGAGCAGTCTTAACCTTCCTGGTAACTTCTCTGGTCCTTTCTGTACTTCTGCTGTATTACTCTTTTTGTTCAAGACTCTTAAGTAAAACCATGCATTGCCTATACATCCTTACATAGAGAAGTACAGAACAATACTGTACTCCTGCAGTTTTGCCTAGACATACATAAATATGCACAAATGCAATACTACTGGTAGATTACTTACAGCAGTGAGTAGATTCAGAGCAACCCCTATTCTTCCAGTTGAGCATAAGTTGCTGTATGGTTCTGCAATATCAAATTTTGGACTGGCTCTTAACCAGTGTTTTTCCATATGGAAAACTCTTCTTTCcaaaccaatgaaaaaaaaacttAAATTCTTCTAGAACTTTGCTTTATTAAAATCAGGAGTCTTCTACTTCCTATTAATACTGTACCAATCCTCTTAAAATAAGAATCCTATCTAGATAGCAGGCTGGCCCAGACACATTTATAGCTACAGGTCATTTCTTTCCAGCTGAGACAGATAACGGTTGGATTCTGAACACCTGGTATGATGTGGGTAAAAGCCGGTGGCTccagggaggaaaggaaagagcaGGAGGGTGTTTGTAGGGAGGGGACTTTGATCTTTAGCAGGAGGTGGCTGTGACCAgagagacaccagaaacagggcTGTGTGTTGTATATGTAATAAAACTGGTAAGTACCATTTTAATAGTAGGAATGAGTGTAGGTATTTCaatggggaaagggaataagGAGAAAAAGTAAAGCtcagtacttttaaaaaaaaaggaacttaaaatgttgctgttatttttaattgagtttcaaaaaaagAATTCTGAAAGTGAGAGAAATAGGTACATTGATATCTATGTGCCTTTACTAGTTCTTAAAATTACTCTATATAGTATAGAGCCTATAGTATTTATTCAGTTAACTGTATGCATTGGCAGGCTTTTTCATGTGAGTTGTGTTAGTTGTGTGTGCTTGTTTTGTTGGGATTTGCTCTCTGTAGTTGTTTTGTAATGTGTCCTATTTTACTGCAACCTTGAGTATCCCCCATATGCCAGTACTGAAAAACTCATGGTAGGGAAGCTTACTCACAATTTCCCCCCCTAGAAAAATTACAGTAATTTGAGTGGGGTTACAGAGGGAACCTCGGCTCTCGAATTCTTTGACATGAAGGTATTAATGTCCAGAAGGACCCTGAGCCTCTGGAGTCTGCTGCTAAATAGAGCACAGCTCAGAACATCTGAAGGTCTTTGTGACTCAGAGGTGGGAATCTCCTAATGATCTTAGTTATTTTTATACATGCTTCCCTAAAGCAGAGAAGCAACTCTACCATCACCAAGCAAGCACGCAGAACTGTGGTGGTGAAAACCATAGGAGaaaaagagggagaggaaagcAAGACGGGAAATAAGAAGGTGGAGTTGCGAGACGCTATCAACATCAAATAAAGGCACGGGacagcaaggaggaaaagaccaAAGAAAAAGCAAGTAAAGGTGATAAAAGGACAATATAAGCAGAGGACTTTAGCGGGGTTTTCATTTTATTGTGGCTTTAATCTTGCTTTACGGAGCAAAATGGGGCAGCAGTTCACCAACGCCGAAGGGGAGCAAACGGAGATCGACGTTGCCGAATTGCAGGAGTGGTATAAGAAATTTGTGGTGGAATGTCCAAGCGGAACCCTCTTCATGCACGAATTCAAGCGGTTCTTTGGGGTCCAGGATAACCATGAAGCAGCAGAGTATATTGAAAACATGTTCAGAGCTTTCGATAAGAATGGGGTAAGTGGTGCAGAGCTGTTACAATTATTTGTCTGATAATTTGCTCTTCTTCCTTCTATAGTTCGGAGATGGTTTGGTGTGGTTCCCACCCTTGTTGCTGTGCTTCATGAGACTAACGCAAGGGTGATGGATTTGCTAGGGCAGGATGAAAAGAATATGCTGAACAACTTTGTATGGGCTGGTATGGATTTATCTTCTGTTAAATCTGCACACAATTAAGGACAGAATGTCTCCTTAAGGGACTAAGGATGGATTAAGAGGTTGAAATGTAGGCAGTCATGTTTGGAGACAGTATTGTTGAAAGATCCTCAACCAGCCAAGGTTactgcatggaaaaaaacatctgttATGCTAGAGGGGGAATTATAATGCGGGAAAGTCGTCCTTAGGCTCACTATACATTGGATTAAGTGTGTATACACAGTGTGAACAGGTGGCGTGTAACAAAATATTGATTTTAGCTACTCAAAAGTGAAGGAATGCTGAACAATTCAGGCATTCTGGTTTTGATTCCCTTTGCTGTATTTGTCATCAGACACCTGGGAGAAGTGGGCTTTCTGGTTTAGTGGCAGTTCACGCATACCCATGTATTGGTGCAAAAGATGGTGTAATACTAGCCTGGGATGCTTTAGATACTCAAAAGAAATGTAATATGGTTGCCTTTCCCATCTTGAAATGGGTAAACCTTGCCAAAccatttgatttctattttcttttcctgaagttCTTGATCATGTTTGACGTACGGGGTTGTTTGTTGCTGTATATCAGTGCAAGAGAAGTGGAGACAAGCACGTCATCTTTCAGATATACAGATTTCCCTTAAGCTTCCTTTGAAACCAGTGGCGAAATCACTTTATGGTAACAAAAGTCAATTTGTGAGAAAGGATAAAAAACTCTGGAAGGTGTGGGCAGATCAGACTTGTCGCGGAATTTTAAGCTGGCAAAACCCGGgttcctggaaaaaacaaaaggtcCAGGTCCAAATTCTGTCATGTAAGCTGCTTGGAAAGGGTTGCAGAGCAAATGGTGTGCGTCAAAGGCAGAGACCCATTCTTTTTAGGAGTTTCCTTAATAAGACTGAAGATCTGTTTTTAAGGAATGCTGATACTTGTATACATTAAGGACACTAAATCAGGCCTGGGCTCATGTTTTTCCTTAAATACGCCCATGGTATTACATATTCAGTTGAGCAGGACCTAACAATCCAAAAGAATTATTAGGAACACggtaagaaaataaaaccaaatccttaattgtgtttttatgcttaCTGGCCTTTGAGGTCCAGCAGTAGCTTTTTTTGTTCACATTTACAGAATTATTTGCCTCCCCATTCTTCATGTAATTTATGTTGTCTCAGGCTATTTAAACTGCTCATTTCTGCAGCCCTGGCAGGTGTTCCCCCTTACTGTACTGTAGGAAAACTGCTTTGCTCCCCACTGTCACTCCTTGGGGTATGGCTGCGCTTACTGATGCTCTTGGACTGGCACAAGTATTCTATAAAGTGGAAAATAAATAGATATCCCATGTGATATCCTCTAGGGGAGGTTTTATCTAGGTTTCATAAGCAGTTTTCTATTAGCTATATGGAGCTAAGTGCCACCtggctgcttttctgtttctacaGGATAACACCATTGATTTTCTGGAATATGTAGCTGCCTTGAATCTTGTTTTACGaggaaaactggaacacaagctgAGGTGGACATTCAAAGTCTATGACAAGGATGGGAATGGCTGCATAGATAAACCTGAGCTGCTGGAAATTGTTGAGGTAAGTGGGCATTGCCTAATCACTTATTTAAGCAATCACAGTTCTTTGGCAATATGATGATGTGTATGTTTTTAGTGATAACGAGGTTCCAAGGCAGCTGTGGGCAGTGATGAAGTGAAAAATGCCTGATCTTGGTGAAAGGGTGATGTGCTTGGTCCTTGGTGGAGCCAGATGGGGTGGCTGAGGGATCAGTTAAACCCcagcctggccctgctgctgctctccagaaCTGGAGCCTCTGGGGTGCCTGTATCTCTGCTCTGCCTTTGCTTTCAACATTTTCACACCAAGATCCATAGCACTGGAAGGACTTTTCACCCTGTGGCCCTTTCAGGAGCCACGTTTCCTGCCGAGTAGCTGGTGAGAATACACTGAGAGCCAGAAACAAGTGCAGAAATCCCTCTTGTAATGATTCCTTTCTAGGTTTCTGTTCTGCACTTGGTTCAGTTGAAGGTGGGAGAGAAGGCGTGGGGTTGAACAGACAGTCAGACACGGGGTACCTGGGTTCTTCCTCCTGATAAGTATCTTGGTGATGGTGCTGGAGTCACACCTGCACGCAGATGCTGTAACTGCCCCATGCACAGCAGTAATTGTGCAGCTTAATCAATGGTTATCAAACATTTTAGCACCCTAGGTGAAATG encodes the following:
- the GUCA1B gene encoding guanylyl cyclase-activating protein 2; this encodes MGQQFTNAEGEQTEIDVAELQEWYKKFVVECPSGTLFMHEFKRFFGVQDNHEAAEYIENMFRAFDKNGDNTIDFLEYVAALNLVLRGKLEHKLRWTFKVYDKDGNGCIDKPELLEIVESIYKLKKVCRSEVEERTPLLTPEEVVDRIFQLVDENGDGQLSLDEFIDGARKDKWVMKMLQMDVNPGGWITEQRRKSALF